In the genome of Oryzias melastigma strain HK-1 linkage group LG19, ASM292280v2, whole genome shotgun sequence, the window CTTTCATGGCCTGTTGGTGAGAGGTTCAGGTGCAGGGATGCAAGAAAGTACATCTCTAATGGTGGTTAGCGGGAAGTGCTGCTCTTAACTCTTAAGGGTACAGAGGGATGTTGGCACCTCTGGAGAAAAACGGTTGAAATTCTTCTAATATTTGTTAAACTTATGGCttgataaacaaaacaaactttaaaaataattatgctACATTAAGTCAAATTTATTGTTTTCACACACTTCTGTGCTAATTTTTGcatctaatttttattttctaggtTTTGCCATTTACTTACTTATAACCACTCAAAattcttttcactttttgtaCCACTTTTCTGCCTCTTTAACTATTTAAAGTAATGTGGCGTTTCTAGTCGGGTATGTTTATgcaactttgtatttattaaacagGGACAGCGCTCATTTATGAACGTTTCTGTAATCGTGCCAGTGCGAGCTGCAAAGCTAAATTTCAATTGTAGTCTCTAGGCAACAACAAACACCTCAAACACATAAAATCAACCaggaaaaagataaataaaacataaagagtcTGAAGATTTAATAGAGTCGTCTCTACACAgttgattaaaaacatataaactataataattaaaatatttcaactatCAAAATGTTATATGCATTCTACGCCAACatacaatatttatatttgttgttttggaaGCAGAACATAAGTGTGTCTACATTATTTTGCAtacaaatttattatttttatagattttattgtaaaatgttaGATTTAACGCCCCTAACTGTCTTATTTTAGTCCCAGAGTTTCTCAAATTTGATAATCTGGTTTCTGCTCTAGTAAAAATAATCTACCATGAATTTATTCTCTGCAGGGATTACTATCCATCCTTCGTAAGCTAAAAAGCACACCAGACCAGGAGGTTAGGATACTGCTGCTGGGTCTGGACAACGGTGGGAAGACTACGCTGCTCAAGCAGCTGGCATCTGAGGACATCAGTCACATCACCCCCACACAGGTAAGGAGCCAACACATTAAAGTGTTATGTCAGCTGTAGGTAGCCATGTTCAtgtgttgctttgtttttatattcCCAGGGATTCAACATCAAGAGCGTTCAGTCTCAGgggtttaaattaaatgtttgggACATTGGAGGCCAGAGGAAGATCCGGCCATATTGGAGAAACTACTTCGAGAACACTGACGTGCTGGTGAGTATATTGTTTAAAAGGATTCCTATATATTTTACGAGTTAGTGGCTACGATgactaaagaaaatatttctccCACCAGATTTATGTCATTGACAGTGCAGACAGAAAGAGGTTTGAGGAAACGGGTCAGGTAtgtacagaaaacatttttgtggtgCTACTTATATTAGGATCTGAACATTTTGTCTGTTAACTTTTcagattacttttaaaaatgttttctgtttgtgtatATAAGTGTTGCACCACATTTTGTGGGACATAGAATAGTTTTACGCAACTCTGGCAAGCGGAGTGAATTCTGTAGATATGGGACTGAGGACATTGATTGACAAgttctacagccaatcaggacacagaatcCACtaacagtgtttaaaaaaaagttcaccaaAAAATTCAGCAAGATGATAAAAGTGAACCACAATATAGTGAGGGAACACTGCCCACAAAGCTGTCTGCCAAATgaaatttattaaaacaaatcatgaTTGGAAGCAGGATGAACCACTTAaattcccactctgatcatcttttcatctatggtaaaagtgttcccagtggtcttttaattatgattatgccatttttagccaaaataaaattattattttctgtaaCAAATCCAAAATTGCA includes:
- the arl3b gene encoding ADP-ribosylation factor-like protein 3, translating into MGLLSILRKLKSTPDQEVRILLLGLDNGGKTTLLKQLASEDISHITPTQGFNIKSVQSQGFKLNVWDIGGQRKIRPYWRNYFENTDVLIYVIDSADRKRFEETGQELAELLDEEKLSGVPVLIFANKQDLLTAAPASEIAEGLNLHTIRDRMWQIQSCSALTGEGIQEGMNWVCKSVNSKKK